The Dermacentor albipictus isolate Rhodes 1998 colony unplaced genomic scaffold, USDA_Dalb.pri_finalv2 scaffold_13, whole genome shotgun sequence region aattagggttctggccttctgcaacaaaatcacgccgaacagatgtcctattctgtcgtctaagaataggacacacatttggcacccacaattttttactcactggaaatgagctTCCCACCTGTGGGAGATTCGGGGAGgggctgaccatcctccacgtcctcctgtaGTGTCgtaagccgaatctgacagaaagaaacattttccgttagcataccggcagcacattccccttcatcctgtaaggttactcggcccagaaccgctctttgacaccaacgcagttctaggtttcctgaaagatgttgtgttagaTGTAAGTAGCCCCGTACGTTCGTAGCGTCTTCTCTCTTCAGaagatgccgctgtgatagctgtttcgtagagcacatgcctctcggcccttgcgtttcaagggctctggtgaggcagtagtgctcttggACAATTTTACCATCTCGTATGTTTTATATATTATATGCATCATTCTTTCTTAATgcattttagtgatcatagtacacgtcaataatcattgccataattttattacgtgtAGTTTTTATGCAATGAACaccaactcttttaggcccctttacagccgcgtcacattaaattcacagaacctatcagaccacgacatattcattactactagcatggcgctctttggccatacctggcccttgcgctattaaacctcaaacatcatcatcaactCGTTCTAAGGCAGTGTACGAACGTCCTGTGGTGGAGGAGGTTTCACGGAGGATTCGTCAGCCAGCGCCAgacaggacagccctataggggataaTGCGGAAAGTATACGCCAGCTAATGAAAAGACCAGGAAAGCAGCGGAGCCTGAAATGTCGTCAGAGGCAGAATGTAGGAGAAAGTTGTTAAACGTAAGCCCTGCCACAATGATTGCTGAGCAGGAAATGTGTAAGACACAAAGCAATGCTAAGCATTACCatgacaggacggctcgcacgcgacgctttgaagttAGGGAAAACCCACTGGACCACGAATATCTTCTTGACATCCCGACTAGATCCGAACGTCCTAGTCCCGGTCAGGTCGTCCTGTGGATAACGTGTGGACATTAATTTCGGGATGTCCTATTTAAGACATCCTTCAGACATCTACACGATTGAACCTCTGGGATATAAACAAAATCCCAGAACTTTAATcctatggatgtccgaaggatgttTTCAACGGGATGTCCCATACCGGCCATATGTGGGACCAACACACACAGTCCAACACGTACTACGTTATCCTATCGCAGAATATTAAATCTCTACCACGGGtgccttcagcgcacgctcttcAGAAAAGACATCTCAGCCAGCAATGTGAAGTTGCTGCACTCAAAATCAAACTTCCAATGCAGGCGATAAGTGGAGAAGTAGAAATGAACGACcgaaactgcacaagcatatTGGGAGGAAACGTCACAAAGAGGCAGGCAGAATGCCggaacagctgcgcattaccTCTTACCGCACGGCGTAACCGAATCAATCGTGTCCTATGTTCCTACGCTCTCCGAACAAGTGACTGCCTTTACCCAGTCGAATCACCACTGTCTgtcgcatgcacacgcacgctttgCGCTGATTTGCGCGTAGTCAGTCACATGACTTAACGACACCGTCTTATTGGATATCTTCGCCCTTCTGTGTAAGCTCGGAATGCCTGAAGGCCTGAAGGTTGGTGGGTTGGTCAGGCCCCGCACAccctcaagttcaacaaatggccacagagggcgaaaaatcaatcgaggcgtgtttcagcgtaagcgcgcaagtggagctactgtaatttggtcgcatacgttaatttgtgctttttctgctaggggcgctgaacatgctgaattttttactttacacgaaccattgacataaacaatcgaggtgtctaacgATGTTTTTTTACCTCAGGTAAATatataggcagttgattttttttaatttgattgttgaagctgctttttagacatagcgtcaaggtttttgttcTTGAGTAACCACCggcagccgacagcctattggtatcgatgtgtttcctggccgttggcgttcgaatactacggtgGTAAAACATTCTCGAAAGCATGCtcgtttcgtctgcgagtcattacatagacttgctgtaaagaggtctactcttggcaaaaaagtagtgcctcattttgtttaggcgttgattatcataatgaatgcggcggaggttgagggagtacgcttgaaggcacgtttttatgccgttgatctctataacaccgtaagtacgcaaaccgatgtcacagaacacccgatgcatcactgtgggttctccgtcatcgcttgtttgctgtacgcctactaattcttcatttcttcttcaagtgttgtatcctccttttgtccttgttctcttgtgcttcacttacagtatgtcgttccgtcagctgtaatgcgcatttgcaaaaccaatacgtttgataagacggagtggttatcataatttcactacacatgtattaagctggcacatatggttcagatacagatacctgtatgcaGACTTGCACGATGTTGATGCGGAGACGATGACACCCGTAAgaaagaggcagctgacggccgtaagctgttgcgttctttccgccaaactacccggcctggtagtgctgtaaagatgctgtataaaagtgacacgcggtgacaggcaaattattatacttagcagccaaccgtacgttttgtagcttaggtcttctttcttgtgcgtttgtgctacccttattaatgagccatttcttgactatgtaaccgcgtttgtgtggatgcgtagacgtgtgctttttgttgtacttgtaaaatgcaaataaaatattttcaggcttactcaatctttggtgtcgtgtgcgtttattccagtcgaggccatcgtgccacctggaaaccgcattctgtcagtagccctacacgaaatgcaacagctggagcgcggcggcacaactcggggtaacggtggcgtaataaacgaaaaaccgctcgggatgcccttaaaagtcagttcagagtgtgggttaactcgatatgactcagcgctacatgcattctgctgcgcctcgatcgtgctcccgccagtttggttgctgtgtggcaaacgtagcgcctacacaTATATGTAGGCgttacgtttgccacacagcaacttAACCGGCGGGAGCACGaccgaggcgcagcagccagaaacccagtaaagccacagaacacctggtaaagcggccATACTGTgtaaaaccccgtttccgtttcctgttgtacagcgccatctgtggtcgcatactttagttcatgACGCCACCGCTACatttatttccgtagcactgtggaaggtacagtttcccttctctaagtttgtataggtgttctgtgggtTGGTGTGCTCCGCGCTCTCACACGCTCAGGTCGCGTGCTTTCTCTGAACGCGGTGGTTGTGTCGTTGGGCCATGTGCACATGAGTTCCAGGGTGAGCGTTGGTCAGCTCCAGGTGAACGTTTTTGTCATGCGCTTTGGAGCTCCATTCCTGCAGCGCCTGTGCGTCTTACGCCTATCAAGAGGTAAGTGACAGTTCATGAAGTGAAtgtttttctattagcagccATGCAAGTGTCGTGTCTGCGCATAATCGAATGACGGGCATTGTAGTACATCCCCATCTTTTGCAGCGACAGTAACACCAATCGGTGATTGACCATGCGTTGTGTTGCGTTTGGTCGCATCGTACTAGATTTCTGCAAACTTCCGAGCTTACTCTGTCTTATATTTCTGCGCAGCGCTGAGATAAAAAAAATCTCAATTCGAAACTTTAGAACCGTTAACTCCCATGTAGTCCACAGAATGAGTCCGCAAGAGTTATCGTTGTCTTTACTGAACAGTGGTGaataataagaaaatgaatattaATTATATTAGCTTCCCGACACGCACTGTCCAGAATAGCCTTGCTTCAGCttcgtttgcgttttctttgcgtaaccgtcATTGTGAGAGCAATCAATTGTACAACTGCGTAAGTTGAAATAGCTGAAATGTTTTACGCATTTGTATCGCGGTCGGCGCACTTGCTGCACGTTATGGCCGGCAacgctgctgaattttaatacGCCTGTCTTTAGGGCTGCTATGTTCTTACTAACAGTGCATGCACTTTTCTTGGAATAAGTAAACTTTAGGGCGACCTGTTAGACTTCAAGACAAGCTTACTCCTCGGCTGCCTGTGACGAACGAAACGTTTGCGCCTGCTTAATTGCTCGTTCGCATGTGGTCGTATTTTTTTGTATGTAACAGCGCAACTTCTCACTTGACTGATTCTTTCGCGTGCTCGTAGTGATAATTGTGCCGCTTAAACTTCGCTACCtgtgctgttggcgttttgtttgcgtagCAGCGTTGCCCAAGTAATCGTAAAACTACCTAAGTTTGGAATAATAGAACTTTGTTGGCCTTTGTATCGCGATTTGAGAATTTGCTGCCCGTGATGGCCGTtcgcgctgctgaatttaacaAATCGTGTAATTACGGCTGGTATTGTTTTTGGCTAACAGTGTCGTGCACGTTGTCATAATAACGAGACATCTGGGCAACTTGTTAggtttctgcttatttacacgtgaaCGGATGCATGCCAGTATGGTGTTAAGGCCAAATTCACGTCTCAGCTCTGTAACGACGAAACGTGCGCGCTGgtgagctcgttcgcacgtggtcggatttttttttattgtaagaGTTTGTGAGGGTTGACTCCATCACAGGCTCGTTGTGAGTAACCgtgtcgcttaagcttcgtctgccattgctgttttgtttgcttaacgATCGGGCTAGCAATCGTAAAAACTGCGTAAGGATGGAATAACTGAATTTACTTATTTCAATACTCTTAATGTCACGCAGGGCGTTACAAAGAGGGGTGGGATTCTACACAATAAGTGGAAATCACGGTTTTGAAGTATGATCCCAGTCACAACACCAGCTCCCAGGGATATCCGAATCGTATCCGCATATCCCAGCTCATTTGCGTACTTCTGCAGGATGTCCGTGGGAAGTCCTCCTTTTAGATGTCCTGACACGATATCCCCTGGATATCCCGCTCGGCTTATAATGCGAACACTTACTTGATATGCATTCTTAGCACAATTTTGTGCAAAGTTTTGTAAGACCTGCTCTCGCAGTAGCTTCCTTTACCTGGATATATGTTCACCTTTAATATCAGGTGCCTTTTACATGGATGCATGTCTCTCAAATAACCTGCCCAATATATTTTCGCCGCATCAGATATATAATAAACACTGCGGCCTTGAGGGGAGTGTTCGAGTTGTTTCTTTGCTTTTCGATCAATCTGGCATCTAAACACGACCTCATGTTCAGCACGTGTGCAACGCATACTATTTATAGGTTTTTCCTCGAAGTTTGAAGTTTGCCGCGCTCAGATGTCGGCAGttgataataaataaaaataaataccaaACTGAAAAATACTTGGACACAAATTTAAAAACAAATGCGTTTTTTCATTTATGTCTACGTTAAAACAAATTATAATTGATGCATATATGAAGCATTTGACGTGCTGCGGTCCTGCCGTGTGCCGCTTTGTTCCTTTCGGCAGCGCGGGCTGCATGTGTTTCGGCGTGTCCGGCTTTTGGCGGGCTTTTAGTTTGTCTGCGTTGTCTACGCGCGCCGCGATTGCAAGACGCTTTGAAGCGAACGGCGGTGGCGTGGCCATGAGCACGTCCAAAGGTAAGTAATTTTTCACATCTTGTTCATACGCCTCCTTTGCACGCAGGACCTAAGGTGGCCATGGAGCCGTTATTCCTGTATGGCGTGTTGTATTCGTCCCAAAGGAGCATGACAAGTATGCATGTGTTGTTTAGCTGCATAAGATCACCGCGACACCGCGACTCGCTATGCATGGCGTTTCTTTGTAGAGTTCCCGTGCAAACTCAACTGCGGCAGAGAACGCTGGGCGGAAGCCAATAGCCAATTATATTGACGCGCGGCAAGTGCTTGAATTTCTGTTATGTCCGTACAGTTGCATGGAACTGTGGCGCCAGGTATGAAAGTGTAGAATCGTAAACTTTGTGCGGAGCACAATTAGGATAAATGCCTCTCGCTTGCTGCGCTGCAAAATTGTGTACAATTTGCCAAGTTTTCGAGCGCCCAAAATAAACTGGACCACTACAGATGACTTTTTTTGCAAACACTTCCTGGTGAATCTCGGCTTGCATGGCATACCAAATCGGACAGAGAAAGCTTTCACTTTTTGAAAACCGATTTTTTAATACATTTTTTCTGGTTTGAAAGCCACTTCCTTTTCAAGAGCATCCTTGATTGATACGCAGGACACGACACGGGTCAATCTGGACGTTCATTTCGGCGTCGCGTTAGAGGCGCTGTAGATGCCAGCCTCGAAGCTGCGTCATCGCAGCTGTTGTGCACGAGCTTGCAGGCACCGTGCGAAGCAGAAATTGATTCAGACTACTCAGACGGAGAACCTGAGTTATGTGATTCTTTCTCAGACCTTTTGCCGTCCTCAGCGCATGTTTCAGTGGCGTGCACGCCCCAGCATGAACTCGATGCATGTTTATCGCCTGGTGCTCTTCAACGCTCTCGTGTGCTGCCGCCGGTGATGGTTGAGTGTAGTGTAAGCGACAGGAAAACAGGGTGCCTTAAAGACCGTTTGAAGTCTTGGGCAGTTAAATTCAATGTTTCACACCGCTGCCTCACAGCGCTTCTGAAAGACCTCCGAAATTCATCTCCAGCTGTACTTACTGAACTGCCAAGGTCTGCTGTGTCGTTGCTAGGAACGCCCAGGCGAATTGAAGGAATAGTCACTATCGGAAACGGACAGTACTACCATTTTGGTCTCGTGGCTGGCCTACAACATGCTTTGAGGGAAACGTGCACCATACCTCAACTTCTAGAACTCATTGTTAACATAGATGGCTTGCCTCTGACTAAGAGCACCAAGGCGCAGTTTTGGCCCATACTGTGTCAATTGAAGAACGTTGAAAGTAGTGAGCCTTTTCCCATTGGTGTGTACTTTGGGCACAGCAAACCTGCAAATAGCAATGAGTGCTTGAAGGAGTTTGTTTCAGAACTCAGTGAAGCACAAGAAGGAGGGGTATTTTTTAGGGGAAGAGTCATCGAAGTACAAATCCTTGCTGTAGTTTGTGATGCCCCTGCCCGTGCATTTGTGCTGTCAGTAAAAGGACACAGTGGATACAGCAGCTGTACAAAGTGTGTAACAGAGGGCAGGTTTGTTAATGGCCGAATGTGCTTCCCAGAACTGAATGCGGCCCCTAGAACAGATGTCAGCTTTAGGGAGCACACTGATGAGGACCACCATATTGGCACATCAATTCTTGAGAACCTCTCATTTGACTTAGTTAAACAGGTTCCTCTTGACTACATGCACTTGGTGTGCATAGGAGTTATGCATAAGCTGCTGCGGCTTTGGTTTCAAGGTCAACATTCATTCAGAATGGCCACTCAAGTAAAAGATGAGATTTCTAAAAGAATTGAAAAGCTTGCAGCTTGTATCCCATGTGAGTTTAACCGCAGACCGAGGCCACTGAGTGAGCTAGACAGGTGGAAGGCAACAGAGTTTCGACTCCTTTTGCTTTACCTGGGGCCTGTAACTTTTTATCACCTTGTACGAAGTGATTTGCATGGGAACTTCATGGTTTTACATTGTGCAATTACAATCCTAGCTTCCCCTAGATTGCGTGTACAGTTTGTAGACTATGGTGAACAGTTGCTTCAGCACTTTGTGACCACCTTTAAGGGCATATACGGGATAGACTTTGTGTCTCATAATGTCCACGGTCTTATACACCTCGCAGAAGATTTTAGAAACTTGGGGCATCTAGACAGTTGGAGTGCCTTCCCGTTTGAGAATTTCATGCAGAGATTAAAGAGGCTTCACCGTAAGCCCGGTAAGGCACTAGAGCAGCTCTGCAGGAGAGTTAGTGAGGAGAGGGCTGCATCTAGCAGTGCACAGGCAAGAAGGAAGCAGGCAGAGCCAACATTGCTTTTCCCTCATGATGACGGTCCTTTAACAGATCATTTGGAGGGCCAACAGTACCGTAAGCTTGTAACACACCAATGTTTCACTTTGACTGTGGCATGCCCTAACAACACGTGCCTCCTTTTGGATGGAACAGTGATTGATGTTGTGAACATTGTGGTGGAATATCACTCTAGAGATGTGCTTCTTGTTGGTCATAAGTTTTCTGTTAAACGTGACATTTATGACTACCCTTGCTTGTCATCACTTCTCAGTGTGTTCTTTGTCTCTAACCCCTCTCCTCTTCATGTGTGGCCATTTTCTGAAGTATTGTGCAAGTGTGTGAAGCTTCCATTTGGCAATGGTTTTGCCATTTTTCCTCTTTTACATGTTCAATAATGTTGCCTTGGTGTTTCACCTAGAATTGTTTGCTTTTCTGGATATGCCTCTTTTTGGGAGATAAGTCAGCGAAGTCATGTTCAGGAATACTCGCAAATCTCTCCTGGCAGTGAAGCTTATAAATAGGGTTTAGGCTTTCCTCTTTCTATGATAATTTTGGTTTTTATTCCACAACACCTTGTTTTTTTTATCGGCAAATATTATTTTCTAGGGAtgccttgctgtttttttttcccggcATATATGTGAGCCTGTACAGTTGCTATACCAATAAATAATGTACATATGGTTGTCTTACTCTAAACTATGCTTGTAAAAGGATTAGCTATTTTCATTAAAAAAGAAGCGAACAGAAACTAAATGATTGGGTTGCTGGACTGCAATTAAAGTAGTTTAAAAATACAGTGGTTGTATTATGAGTTTGGTTGCATGGACTTGAGCAAGTGGGCAGGGAATGATGTGTGAAATCAGCAAAGGCTATGTGAATGTTTGTAGTGTCATGTGGCAACCATAACCAGTAGTTCTCCCCTTTTGCCTAAGCGAGGCTCTGTTTCTTGTTCTAGTTAAATATACCACCGCACAATCTATTTTTTTGCAGTTGCTTGTACGTTGAATTTTCACACCCTGTTCCATATTGCATTCATTTCATTGGTTCAGAAAGGTCTTTTCACGTGAATGACTGCTATCAGACTACTATGCATCTTTAATTATCAGTGTAATTTCTTTCGCTTGCCACTGAGCGCATATCATTTGTAAAgaatgtttattgttttcttcaaAGATGGAGATTTTGCCATTGTCAAGTTTCCTGATGAAGGAGATGCTGTTGCTGTGGTACGACGCAGCTGGATACGTGATGGAATGTGTATGTGGCCACAAAAGGCTAAAAATGTGCAAGAGATGGTGAGAAGCTGCACTGAGCCAGGTTCAGGATGGATTCAAACCACATGTGTGGTTCTTGGTATGTATGGTAAGTTGTGCATTTTTATTAAGGAAATTTGTACCAGTTTGTTCAGCACTTTAAGGtttgctttttttataaataatgaTATCTGTTTTTTTTCTAGATAATTATAAAGAAGCAAGAAATAAGCTCTCCAAAGCAGAGCTCACGTCAAACTTGGATACAGACCCTGACGAGccaaggaggaggaagaaaaagcGGCAGTTCGATAGCAGCTCAGATGAGTCTGTTGAGCCATACAGTCTTCCAACTCCACCAACACCTCCCAGAATGCCTTTTGCAGCCTGTGAACTGCTAAGTGGTAAGGATCTGCAATTTCAGTGCAGCTAAGGCAATTAAAAGAATGTAAAAATGTAGTAATAGATTTGTACACACAATATATTATTGCGTGAACCTTTGCACACTAGCTGTTCAACTAAGCTGAACCAAGGTTTTAGAAAGGACGTGTTCTAGGTGACGGCAACCTACTGAAAATTGTTGAGAGGGAGATGTATTGCAAAGTAAATTAATCGGGATGAATTAAATTTCCCATCTTTGGTTTCATGAATACAAAGTTGGGGATCACATTAAAAGCGTTGCGttaaaatatttttaacaatGTTCCCATTACTCATCTGTTTGCAGCATAAAAAAACATCTGCTTGACAGTGGCATTGGCAGCTGCAGTGCATTTTGTGGACATTTTTTTCAGGTCAGAAAAGACATGCCTCAATGGTATTGGGTTGGAAGCAGCTTAGATTGCTGTTTCTCAGTGTGATCTACATTTTCCTGACTTTTTATTCCTGAACCCTGTAATTAAAGTTAATTTTTTAATCAACCACTTTTTCAAAACTGGAAATATTGTAGACAAGGTCACTACTCAACATTGCTGAGTTGGGTTGTTGCCTAGGACATTCCGTCTAAAGCCTTGGCATTCTAAACCATAAGCATGTAGACTGTGTCATGGGGAAATTGTGAAGAAGGGGGTGAAAGAAAGGAGATAAATGGGCACCCTAGTGGATGGCTGCCATGAAGTTTCAACCGTCTGGGGTTGTTtaatgtgcactgacaatgcacagtacacaggGACGGGTAGCTGAGAGCCAGATCCATGAGCCACTGCAGCAGGCAAAGTTTGTTTCATTTCATGGATAATAAATTCAGGGTCCAAATTTGAACTCCTGTTTTAATTTATGCAATATTTATTTGCGCAGATTCACAAGAGGAGTCTCTTCCTTGCAGTGCCGGTGCCTCGACAGCTATGTGGGTGTGTTCTTTTTCCACTCTGTCTTTTCATTTCATATTCACCTGTGGGCAACTGTGTGCTCAGTATATCTGATTTAAAGGATGCTTGGCTAGATACACTGAGGCCTGCAAATTCACCTGTATGCGAACAACTCTACTATATAATATTACATTACCTTGGTACCACTCTAGCTAAACACTTCATTCGCTTTGATTTGCATCTGGGGTCATTCAAATGCAAATTGTACTGAAATGCTGTATTGTCGTTCATTAGAAGTTTTACTTCATGGCCTAATACTTTTAACCACTCAACACTGAGCAAGGGTTTTGAATAAACTATTTTGGTAATATACTCACTGTTAACAAGTCATGTCCAAAAGCGTAGTACTTTGTTGCAACCAAAGCCACTACAAGAAAAACCTGGGTATTTGCGGAAAAATGTTTTTTCCCTAAAGAGTATGTGAGCTTCAATAATGCAAATCTTACGTTATTATAAGGCCAGTCCTTAATGCAACCAATATATAATACTTTGGCAGTCTGGAACCATTACTTGCATGACGTCAGGCTTATTGAAAGCAGACAAAACAAGTTTCATGCATCGTTGATATGCTAGCAACTTTTCATCTTTCACCTTTGTCTTTAAATGCAACTTGTTTAGGAGCACCATCGCATCAGTCATTAAGGCAGCAGCAGTGTAATACTTAGGTCATCTGAGTTTATGACTATCTTGTTTCTGGCATTTCATTCTCAATCACAGTTTACAATAACCTGCATAGGATTGACCAGAATTTGCTTGCAGCCCCGCtgcggtggctcagtggttacGGCACTCGACTACTGAGTCGTTCGATCCCGACCATGAAGGCCGTGTTTTGATAGAGGCGAAACGCAAAGTGCACGTGTACTGTGCGatgtcagtgcacgttaaagaactccaggtggtcgaaatttccggaaccctccactacggcgtctctcatagcctgagttgctttgggacgttaaacgcCATAAACCAAAACATAAACCAACCAGAATTTGCTTGCATTGAGCCTTAAAACAGTTAACCATGCACATTTATTCTTGCCATAATTTGCTCGCAGCCATTAAATGTATTTTCTCACATTGTTGCTACATGATCTCTGACATACCAGATCGTGTTTGTGGTGTGTATATTACTGTGTTATATTCACTATAATGCATCCTCTGATACAACTATTcattcccccttctttttttcgcctGCTGCACTGAGCCAAGCTAGGTGCTTGATTTTGCATAAATGAAAACTGCATCCTAGTCTCACTTTCGTTAAGTATACCAAGTTGACCAACATAGGGCAAATGATCTGACAGCCGTCTGCTTGCAGGTAAAGCAGCCAAAGAAGCAACCTTTAGTGAAAAGAAGAAAGGGCCCACTCACCCAGATTTCAGCAGCTACCGGTAATAACATTTAATTTTCATTTAGTGAACCTTGGCTGCACTGTGTTCGAAGCCTAAATGCCATTAAAACACTGTGCTTTGTTGAAATTAATATTAGTCTGTTCCTGTGCTTTGGTTGGGAGGGTAAGCCATCCTAAGTGCACCTTCTTAGGTCAACATGAACACATTTCTTATGCAACAATCTGCAGGCAGCAAGGCCTCTCCTCGTCACTGCACTGCTCCTGCTGGGACATCGCGCCACAGCAGCCAGAGTAACGAGGTTTGTACTGCTAATTACAACGTAGTGCCATATTAGGCAGTTGCAAAGCCAGAGGCACAAATCAGTGGGCTACTATAGTGTGCAATGAAGTACTTTTGATGAATATAGGAGTGTTTAAGAATTAACACACTGAATGCATGTAAGCATTCAATAGACTGCATGTGTTACTCTTTAGGAACTGTGTCATCTTTTTGTAGTTTCATTAACCTCTGTCTTCAAGTGCATGTGCAAATAGTACTGCAGACAAAGCTTCCATTTCAAACATGACATATTACCCTAGTTTTTATTGCATGCGTTTTCTGTGCAAGTGAAATTTGCTGTGTAGTGTGCTGAAATTTTTAGAactgattttttttaatgccttATTGCCATCAGTTCTGTgtagctataaaaagaaagttgctTTTTTCATTGATTTTCATGGGTGGGCTTATCTTAATTGCACGAGCTGTCTCCTAATGCCTTTCTCTCAAAAAGTAACCGGCTCACTACTACTAACATATGGGGAAACATTCCTAGTCTCTGCGGCTGTTAAGCTTGCTTTGCTTTTgattcccaattttttttttgctctgcaaAGCCATAAACATTACTAATATTGCTTGTAATGATCTTTACATGTATGTTGAGGTGACTGTGCAGAAGAGTGGTATTGTTTTCCTCTGTTTATAGGTTGCTAAAGAATCTACGTGAAGGAAGGACATGACACCAGCACCAAAATGTGACCAAAGTTAGTATTGCAAGCTCATTTGATTTGAATGCTAGCATATTAGTTTTGGACTTATTGCATGTCCAAAGGTGGTATTCTATGGACATCAATGCAGAGTGCATCACAAGGGCTTGACAGGCATTGCAAGAAGTGTGCACACATATTCAGGATAATTGAACTGTTATTTTG contains the following coding sequences:
- the LOC135917811 gene encoding uncharacterized protein isoform X1 yields the protein MCFGVSGFWRAFSLSALSTRAAIARRFEANGGGVAMSTSKDGDFAIVKFPDEGDAVAVVRRSWIRDGMCMWPQKAKNVQEMVRSCTEPGSGWIQTTCVVLGMYDNYKEARNKLSKAELTSNLDTDPDEPRRRKKKRQFDSSSDESVEPYSLPTPPTPPRMPFAACELLSDSQEESLPCSAGASTAMWVKQPKKQPLVKRRKGPLTQISAATGSKASPRHCTAPAGTSRHSSQSNEVAKEST
- the LOC135917811 gene encoding uncharacterized protein isoform X2; this encodes MCFGVSGFWRAFSLSALSTRAAIARRFEANGGGVAMSTSKDGDFAIVKFPDEGDAVAVVRRSWIRDGMCMWPQKAKNVQEMVRSCTEPGSGWIQTTCVVLGMYDNYKEARNKLSKAELTSNLDTDPDEPRRRKKKRQFDSSSDESVEPYSLPTPPTPPRMPFAACELLSGKAAKEATFSEKKKGPTHPDFSSYRQQGLSSSLHCSCWDIAPQQPE